A single genomic interval of Rhizobium leguminosarum bv. trifolii WSM1325 harbors:
- a CDS encoding ribosomal protein L1 (TIGRFAM: ribosomal protein L1~PFAM: ribosomal protein L1~KEGG: ret:RHE_CH01664 50S ribosomal protein L1), which produces MAGKRTQKINEGVDPTKLYALTLAIGMVKERAVAKFDETIEVSMNLGVDPRHADQMVRGVVNLPNGTGRTVRVAVFARGAKADEAKAAGADIVGAEELVEIVQGGKIEFDRCIATPDMMPLVGRLGKVLGPRGMMPNPKVGTVTMDVAGAVKASKGGAVEFRVEKAGIVHAGIGKASFDAKALEENIRAFADAVIKAKPAGAKGNYVKRVAISSTMGPGVKIEPGSVTGAPAA; this is translated from the coding sequence ATGGCTGGTAAGCGCACGCAGAAGATCAACGAAGGTGTTGATCCCACCAAGCTCTACGCTCTGACCCTGGCCATTGGCATGGTCAAGGAACGGGCTGTCGCCAAGTTCGACGAAACCATCGAAGTCTCGATGAACCTCGGCGTCGACCCGCGCCATGCGGACCAGATGGTCCGCGGCGTCGTCAACCTGCCGAACGGCACGGGCCGTACGGTTCGTGTTGCCGTCTTCGCTCGTGGCGCCAAGGCTGACGAAGCCAAGGCCGCCGGTGCTGATATCGTCGGTGCCGAAGAGCTTGTCGAAATCGTCCAGGGCGGCAAGATCGAATTCGATCGCTGCATTGCCACCCCCGATATGATGCCGCTCGTCGGCCGTCTCGGTAAGGTTCTCGGCCCCCGCGGCATGATGCCGAACCCGAAGGTCGGCACCGTCACTATGGATGTCGCCGGAGCCGTCAAGGCTTCCAAGGGCGGCGCTGTCGAGTTCCGCGTCGAGAAGGCTGGCATCGTTCATGCCGGTATCGGCAAGGCCTCGTTCGACGCCAAGGCTCTGGAAGAAAACATCCGCGCCTTTGCTGACGCAGTCATCAAGGCGAAGCCGGCTGGCGCCAAGGGCAACTACGTCAAGCGCGTGGCGATTTCCTCGACCATGGGCCCGGGCGTCAAGATCGAGCCCGGCTCGGTCACCGGTGCTCCGGCTGCGTAA
- a CDS encoding ribosomal protein L11 (KEGG: ret:RHE_CH01663 50S ribosomal protein L11~TIGRFAM: ribosomal protein L11~PFAM: ribosomal protein L11~SMART: ribosomal protein L11) produces the protein MAKKVAGLLKLQVKAGSANPSPPIGPALGQRGINIMEFCKAFNAATQEMEKGMPIPVVITYYQDKSFTFAMKQPPVSYWLKKEAKITSGSKTPGKGAKAGSLTKAQIKSIAEAKMKDLNAADIEGAMAMIEGSARAMGLEVVG, from the coding sequence ATGGCTAAGAAAGTTGCAGGCCTGCTCAAGCTTCAGGTCAAGGCAGGATCGGCAAACCCGTCCCCGCCGATTGGTCCGGCGCTTGGTCAGCGTGGCATTAACATCATGGAATTCTGCAAGGCGTTCAATGCCGCCACGCAGGAAATGGAAAAGGGCATGCCGATTCCGGTCGTCATTACCTATTACCAGGACAAGTCCTTCACCTTCGCGATGAAGCAGCCGCCGGTCAGCTACTGGCTGAAGAAGGAAGCGAAGATCACGTCCGGTTCCAAGACGCCCGGCAAGGGTGCCAAGGCCGGCTCCCTCACCAAGGCTCAGATCAAGTCGATCGCAGAAGCCAAGATGAAGGATCTGAACGCAGCGGATATCGAAGGTGCAATGGCGATGATAGAGGGCTCTGCCCGCGCCATGGGTCTGGAAGTGGTGGGTTAA
- a CDS encoding ribosomal protein L7/L12 (TIGRFAM: ribosomal protein L7/L12~PFAM: Ribosomal protein L7/L12~KEGG: rplL; ribosomal protein L7/L12; K02935 large subunit ribosomal protein L7/L12), protein MADLAKIVDDLSSLTVLEAAELSKLLEEKWGVSAAAPVAVAAAAGGAAAAVVEEEKTEFDVILVEAGANKINVIKEVRAITGLGLKEAKDLVEAAPKAVKEGVNKAEAADIKKKLEDAGAKADVK, encoded by the coding sequence ATGGCTGATCTCGCAAAGATCGTTGACGACCTCTCCTCGCTGACCGTTCTGGAAGCTGCAGAACTGTCGAAGCTTCTCGAAGAAAAGTGGGGCGTTTCCGCTGCTGCTCCGGTAGCTGTTGCTGCCGCTGCCGGCGGTGCTGCTGCTGCTGTCGTTGAAGAAGAAAAGACCGAATTCGACGTCATCCTCGTCGAAGCTGGTGCCAACAAGATCAACGTCATCAAGGAAGTCCGCGCCATCACTGGTCTCGGCCTCAAGGAAGCCAAGGATCTCGTTGAAGCCGCTCCGAAGGCTGTCAAGGAAGGTGTCAACAAGGCTGAAGCTGCTGACATCAAGAAGAAGCTTGAAGACGCTGGCGCCAAGGCCGACGTCAAGTAA
- a CDS encoding preprotein translocase, SecE subunit (TIGRFAM: preprotein translocase, SecE subunit~PFAM: protein secE/sec61-gamma protein~KEGG: rec:RHECIAT_CH0001735 protein-export translocase protein), producing the protein MASKSNPFTFLQQVRSETSKVTWPSRRETMISTVMVLVMVVFAALFFFAADQLIGWALSFVLNTGN; encoded by the coding sequence ATGGCATCCAAATCCAATCCGTTTACGTTTCTGCAGCAGGTTCGCTCCGAGACGTCCAAAGTTACATGGCCGTCGCGCCGCGAGACCATGATCTCGACGGTCATGGTGCTGGTGATGGTGGTTTTCGCCGCGCTGTTTTTCTTTGCCGCTGACCAGCTGATTGGCTGGGCTCTGAGCTTCGTGCTGAATACCGGCAACTGA
- a CDS encoding ribosomal protein L10 (PFAM: ribosomal protein L10~KEGG: rec:RHECIAT_CH0001739 50S ribosomal protein L10), translated as MERAEKREFVTELNEVFKASGSVVVAHYAGATVAQMNDFRSKMRAAGGTVKVAKNRLAKIALQGTEAEGMTNLFKGQTLIAYSTDPITAPKVVMDFAKTNDKIIVLGGAMGTTTLNAEAVKSLATLPSLDELRAKLLGMIQTPATRIAGVVAAPASQLARVFAAYAKKDEAA; from the coding sequence GTGGAAAGAGCGGAAAAACGCGAATTCGTCACGGAACTGAACGAAGTCTTCAAGGCTTCGGGATCAGTTGTCGTGGCCCACTATGCTGGTGCCACAGTCGCGCAGATGAACGACTTTCGTTCGAAGATGCGTGCAGCTGGCGGTACCGTCAAAGTCGCGAAGAACCGCCTGGCCAAGATTGCCCTTCAGGGTACGGAAGCGGAAGGGATGACCAATCTCTTCAAGGGTCAGACGCTGATTGCATACAGCACCGATCCGATCACCGCTCCGAAGGTCGTCATGGATTTCGCCAAGACCAATGACAAGATCATTGTTCTGGGTGGCGCCATGGGAACAACCACGCTCAACGCCGAAGCAGTCAAGTCGCTTGCGACCCTGCCTTCGCTCGATGAGCTGCGTGCGAAGCTGCTGGGCATGATCCAGACACCGGCTACCCGCATCGCTGGGGTTGTTGCAGCACCGGCAAGCCAGCTTGCCCGCGTGTTTGCGGCCTACGCCAAGAAGGACGAAGCCGCGTAA
- a CDS encoding NusG antitermination factor (KEGG: rec:RHECIAT_CH0001736 transcription antitermination protein~TIGRFAM: transcription termination/antitermination factor NusG~PFAM: NGN domain protein; KOW domain protein~SMART: NGN domain protein; KOW domain protein), with protein sequence MAARWYIVHAYSNFEKKVAEDIENKARQKGLEHLFEKILVPTEKVVEVRRGRKVDSERKFFPGYVMVRANLTDEAYHLIKNTPKVTGFLGSDNKPVPIPDYEAERILGQVQEGVERPKASITFEIGEQVRVSDGPFASFNGTVQDVDEERSRLKVEVSIFGRATPVELEYAQVEKV encoded by the coding sequence ATGGCGGCACGTTGGTACATCGTCCACGCATATTCCAATTTTGAAAAGAAGGTGGCTGAAGATATCGAGAACAAGGCTCGCCAGAAGGGGCTTGAGCACCTGTTCGAGAAGATCCTCGTGCCGACCGAAAAGGTGGTGGAAGTGCGTCGCGGCCGTAAGGTCGATTCCGAGCGCAAGTTTTTCCCGGGCTATGTCATGGTTCGCGCCAATCTGACGGACGAAGCCTATCACCTGATCAAGAATACGCCGAAGGTCACGGGTTTCCTTGGTTCCGACAATAAGCCCGTTCCGATTCCGGACTATGAAGCCGAGCGCATTCTCGGTCAGGTCCAGGAAGGTGTCGAGCGGCCGAAGGCCTCGATTACCTTCGAGATCGGTGAGCAGGTCCGCGTTTCCGACGGCCCGTTCGCTTCGTTCAACGGCACGGTTCAGGATGTGGACGAAGAGCGTTCGCGCCTGAAGGTGGAAGTGTCGATCTTCGGCCGCGCAACGCCGGTCGAGTTGGAATACGCTCAGGTCGAGAAGGTCTGA